The sequence TGGATCTGAAATTATCGAGCCCCACCCAGATGTTGCCGCCGCCCCAGGGCTGCTGCAGCGTTAGGGACCAGAAGATCGCCTGACCTGCCGGCCAATAGAAAAAGGTGAAGATGAGGAGCAGCTGCGGCACTGCGAACAGGATGCCGACGCTCCATTTGTTGAAAGTTACTCGCTTTTCCATTGTCTCTACCGGCTTGAGATCTCGATGCCACGCTTGCCTTCATAACGAACGTCCGCCGGGAAACCCCGGCGGACGCTGTTCTGTTACGAGCTTTGCGGCTTACGGCAGCTGCTTGCCCTTATAGGTGGCTTCGAAGCGCTCGAGCACGGCATTGCCGTTCTTGGCGAGATTGTCGATGCCTTCCTGGACGCTGACCTTGTTGGCAAAGATGGCCTGCATCTGGTTGCCGAATTCAGCGCGGATCTGCGTGAAATTGCCGAGACGGATACCGCGGGTAATCTGGGTCGGTTCCGAAGCGGTCAAGCTGGCGATGGCGACTTCGCGGCCCTTATAGGGAGCCTTGTCATAGAAGCCGGAGGACTTCATGAATTCAAAACCGGAATTGGTAACCGGGATGTAGCCGGTGTTGGTCGACCAGAAGAGAGCGGTCTTGGGGTCGTGGATGAAGTTCAGGAACGCAGCGGCGCCCTTGTATTCGTCAGCCGACTTGCCGGAGAGAACCCAAAGCGAAGCGCCGCCGACCAGCGAATTCTTGCGCTCGGTGCCGGCATAGACCGGAAGCTCGGCAACATCCCAGTTCATGCCGGCTTTCTGCGTCTTGCCAACCGTGCCATGGTCGCCGACCGAGGTCATGATCATCTGGCAATCGCCCGCTGCAAAGGCCTGAACCATGTCCTGGCCGAGGTCCTTGGACTTGATCTTGATGAGGCCCTGATCGTACCAGCTCTTGAGGTCGGTCACATATTTGACGAACTTGGTCTTGTTGACCTCAAGACGGGCGTCGAGGCCATCATAGCCGTTATTCTTGGTGGCGATCGGCTGATTGTGGATGGCGGAGAACTGTTCCATCAGCTGCCAGCTTTCGTTGCCGGAGATGTTGATGGCCATCGGGCAATCATAGCCGGCACCCTTGAGCGCCTTCATGTCTTCGGCGGCTTCTTCCCAGGTCTTCGGAGCGGCAGTCTTGCCGATCTTCGCGAAGGAGTCCTTGTTCCAGTAGAGCAGGGCGGTCGAGGAGTTGAACGGGAAGGAGAGCAGCTCGCCCTTCGACGTTGCATAGTAGCGTGCAATGCCGGGGAAATAGTCGTTCCAGTCGATCTTGTAACCGTTTTCGGACATCAATTTGCCGGCCGGGTAATAGGCGCCGGAGAGCATCATGGTCGCGGTGCCGGCATCGTAGACCTGAACGATTGCGGGCTGCTTGCCGGCGCGGAAGGCGGCGATGGTGTTCTGCAGGGCGGCGTCATAGTTACCCTGGCTGACGCAGGAGACTTCATAATCCTTTTGGGAATCGTTGAAGTTCTTGCAGAGCGTCTGAACGACACGTTCCAGGTCGCCCGACAGACCGAACCAGAAATCGAACTTGACCGGCGCTGCGGCAGCCGGCATCGCCAGAGCGACGCTCATGACGCCAGCGGCGGCGGCAGAAATGTAATTTTTAAGTTTCGACATATCCCTATTTCCTTTTGAAAGCTCGGAACCGGTGGTCTTGCGCAAGTCCGCGGTAGCGCGGGTTATAGACAAGCTGTGTGACAGTTTGTTGTGGGCAAGAATCCCGCATTGGCGGGCTTTTTCACAAGGGTTGCTGTCTGTGGAGGAGCGCTCTTTGCAGGATCGTGCACTTGAGATCCCGTTGATAAAGAAATGGGGCTGGCAGGCGTTTGCCCACGGATTGCTGATCGGCAAAAAGACGCAATACTCCTCCTTGTCTGTGCCTACAGCCGTGTTGCAAGATCGGTGACCGGAAATTCGGAAGGCATTGGAGGAGTGGGAGCATGGGCCTCAGCGAGCGGCAGAAAATGGCAGCGGGAGAGTGGTACTGCTGCTTTGATCCCGAACTCGACGCCTTGCGCTGGCGGGCGCGCGAAGCTGTGCATGCACATAATACAATGCCGCCGTCCGAACGCGGCCATCTCGCCCCGGCCTTATCTGCTCTCTTTGCCGAGATCGGCGAAGGCGTCTTCATAGAGGCGCCGTTTCACTGCTCCTATGGCATCAATATATCGCTTGGCCGCCGGGTCTATATGAATGCCGGCTGTACGATCCTCGACAGCGCCAGCGTGCGCATCGGCGACGGCAGCATGCTGGGGCCGGGGGTCCATATCTATTGTGCCGAACATCACAAGGATGCCGAACTGCGCGGAGCGGGCATGGAGATCGCGCGGCCGGTAACGATAGGCAGAAGCGTCTGGATCGGCGGTGGAGCGATCTTGGTCGGTGGCATCACGGTAGGCGATGGCGCGATCATCGGCGCCGGCGCGGTCGTGACCAGAGATGTTGCCGCCGGGGCGACTGTTGTCGGCAATCCTGCTCGTCCCGTTCGCGCGGGATAGGAAGTTTAGTTCGCCGGGCGGCGTTTTCGCGTCCACCATACGGCGAAGCGGCGGCGCCAGCGGCGCACCATAGGCATGTCGTGCGAGAGCACGATGAAGCCCAGTGGCAGCATCCAGAAGCCGAGCACCGGCAAGAAGCCGAGCAGTCCGCCGAAAATCAGCGCTATCCCTACGCCGACGCGGGCAAGGCGCGATCGGGGCAGGGGGATTCTCACGGAGCCGAAAACCAGCTCGCGGGTCGCGGGATCAATGCCAAAACGGCGGGTTTTCCGGCCATTCCGATCGGCATTTGCTGTCGTTTCGCTTTGATCGGTCATCCACAGGAAATGGTGGCGGGAGGAAATAATGCAAGAGAATTCATTTTTTTTGAAAAAACCGCTTGGCAAATCGGGAAAGCATTTGTATTACCCCGCTCACACCGCGCCAAGCGCATTCCCTGGTAGCTCAGCGGTAGAGCATTCGACTGTTAATCGACAGGTCGCCGGTTCGAATCCGGCCCGGGGAGCCACTTTTTTCCACAGAACTGAAGTATATAACGGCGCTGGAGCGCCCGGTTGGATCTAGTTCCGCTTTTGCGGTTCTAAAGGCTGATCAATGCGGCTGGGCTTATAGCAGCGCATTTTTGCAGTTTTATTGCACCTGGCTCACGGTAGTGATTTCCGCGGAGGCTCGTTCGGTTCGATCACCGCATCCTCGTTGACCTGTCTTTCCCATTCATGCCAGATTGCCGCGGCTTGTCAGCCAGGCACCAATGCCGGCGGGCAATTCGGGGATATCGGCCAGATTCGGCGGATTGGGGATAAAATGGCTGAGAATACGAGCTTTCGTGGTGAGGTGGTGCTGGGCTGGATTCTGAGCGCGATCGTTATTCTTGCATTGGCGGCCGATGCGGCTGTCGATCTCTTTGTGCCGTCATTGATTGGCCCGCAGATGGCGGAGACGGGCTTTCCCGCCAATCTGGCTACGGTGGTGGGTTTGATCATCCTCGTCAGTGTTGTTCTTTACGCAATTCCGCGCACCGCGGTTCTTGGAGCTATCCTCACGACCGGGTTCTTCGGCGGTGCTATTTGCACCCATTTGCGTCTCGGAGAGATCGGTTCTCCACCACAACTTATCGGTTTATTGCTCGGCATCATGGCGTGGGGCGGTCTCTATCTTCGGGATGAACGTATTCGGCGCCTGCTGCCCCTGCGTTCGGTGAGTGGCTGAAAAACGGCTCGCGCCTCATTTGAAGTTTTTGCGGTGCAATAACAACATCTTGCGCTGCACCTTATCTCGGCGGCAACCGCGAATGATAGCGGGCTAAAGGGATTGTTCCAACGTGAGATATCAACGACCTGCGAGAGCCTGCGGAGCCGGCTTCCGGGCAGATATATGTGGTATTTCTGAAAAAATAAGTTCAAGGTATGGTTGCTCTCGCGAATGTGAGGGCATGTTCATGTGTCGTTAATGCGATGCGGCGCATGAACATAATGCGCGATCCGCGCAGCATAGTCCCCCAATGCTTTAGAGGTTCGACATGAAAAATCTGATTCTTGCTTCTGCAGTAGCTGTGGCGTCGGTCTTTGCCTTCAGCGTGCCGTCCGAGGCCGCTCCGATGCATCATCGTCATTACCATCAGCACCATCATCATCACTGCCATGTGAAGAAGGTAAAGCGCAAGGTTCATGGACGCTGGGTTATCCGCCATGTGCGCGTCTGCCGCTGATCGCAAGACGCTTGGAACCGGCGCAAGTTCCTCTTAAAACAATAGGGCCGCCGCCGGAGTTCCGGTGGCGGCCTTATTGTTTGTGTTATTCCTCGAAGTGACCCGCTGCCTACCTTGTATCCGACGTGAGCTTGGCAGGTATCATTCCGATAAGGCAACCGGCCGCACTAAGGCCGAATCTCGAATATCACGCCGCCATGGCGGCGATGATGATAGCGACGGTCGTCCCGCCATCTGTCATCCCAATGGCGGCGGCGATCCCAGCCGCGGTCACCATGCCAGTAACGGCGATCGCGATCACGCCAGTGGGGACGGTCGCGATCACGCCAGCGGGGACGGTCGTCATCGCCCCATCTGCGCGATCCTTGCTCTTGCACAAGGATAAGATCCGACGCGCGCGATATAGATGGACTGCTCGGCGGCGCGGCCATCGCGGGGAGGGCGGCGGGTAGCGCAGAGCCTGTGGCCAGCGTCACGCTCAAGGCGAGTGAAGCAAAGTGGTGTTTCAAGATTCTAACTCCTGTAGTCAGCCATGTCCCTTTCATCGCTAAACGCCAGGGCATCGACTAGGTTCCCCTTTTCGTTGACTGGAGATCCTTGTGATACCCGAACTGATCGCAGGAGGAGCGGCTGATTGCAGGTGTTACAGTAAAAAAGGGGGGCGGCAGGGAAAGCCGGCCCCCTTCCTTCTCTGATCGGAGGTCAAGTCTGATCAGGTTAGAAGTTGCGTTCGAAGCGCAGGATGCCCGAAACGGTGTCGTCGTGGGCATAGTCGTAATGAACGTAAGTCAGTTCCGGCTCGACCAGGAGGTTCTTGACCGGGTTGAACTTCAGGTTCGTGGTTGCTTCGAAGATCTTCGAGTCGCTGTAAGCAAGCTGCAGGTTCCACTTCAGCTTGTCATTGACCGGAACGCCAACGCCGCCCCAGACAGCCCAGTCACCCCAGCCGCACTTCGATGCATTGACGGTACCGTTCGGTGCCGTGCAGGCGGAGACGTCCTGGTTGGTGCCGGCATACTTGTTGAGCTTGTCGCCGTCCGTGTTCCAACCACCCATCAAGAAGGCCGTGAATGCGCCGAAGTCAGCATCGACGCGAGCCTTGATGGCGCCTTCTTCGACGATCGAGTCGTAACCGCCGACGACCTTGAAGCCCCATGCACCGGATTTGAAGCCGGCACCGGCAACGACGTCAGGAGCGTAGTGGTTCTGCCTGTCATCCGTCCACCAGCTTGCGCCGTAAGATGCCGAACCGGTCGTAGCGGAGTTGGAATCTTCAAGCGAGATTACGGCCGAGAAGCCGTTGCCGCCGTCATATTCATAGGTCAACTGGTTCAGTTCGTACGGGCCGTCATAGATCACGTCGTCGTTGATGACGTCGCCGGCGTAGCCGATGTACAGGTTGTACTGCGAGTCCTTCTTACCAACCGTAAAGCCGCCGAGGCTGATGTAAGACCACAGCAGGTTGGTGGAGGTGGAGCCGCCATCGTTCCAGTCCCAGCGAACGATGGTTTCGGTCTTCAGCGGACCGTATTCGGTGTCGGTTGCGGTATCAACGTTCAGTTCGGCGCGGGTATGCCACAGCGTGCCCTGATGACTGTCACGGTTATAGGCGTTGTACCACTCACCTTCGGTACGTACCTTGCCGCCGATCTTGAGGCAGGTTTCGGTGCCCGGGATGAAGAAGTAGCCAGCACCGTACGCGTCGCAAATGCGGACGTATTCCAGCGGCTCCGGCTCAGCTGCTACGATCGCATCAGCCGCGTGAGCACCGGATACTGCTGCCAGCGCAGCAGCGGAGCCGAGAAGAAGGCTCTTGATGTTCATAATAACTCCAATCTTTCTTGATTGGGCATGAGATATCGCGCCGAAAAACGACGTGCCCAACCCCATCCCGTTCATGTTCCCTATCAGTAGGTGCGAAGTAATAAGCCTCGCGAACTATTTCCTGAACCTGCTTCGGTGATTTGGCAAGATACTAAGGGTATGGAACTATATGTGTGCTACTTGAAATCCGACGCTGTTGCAAAAATGACGCAAATCGCGGAGCCTCCCCGGCCACAACGCCGTTGAATCGCACTTGAATAGGCTTTGTTCCACGAACCAGAAAGCGTTTACGTCTCCGCGCGTTAGAGTCGACAGCGGCCCGATGAGGGCGGTGACCCCGAAACATTTTACCGAGCCATGAGTGTTGAAATAATTGTCGGGCGGAAAAACTGAACATCATCCTAAAGCGGAGAAGATGGCAGCTCGTCTGGCGTTCCACCTCGTTGCGATTGCAGCTATCTGGCCGTGGTGCGTCCGACGACATTACTGGGGGCGTAGTCTCGTCGGACGCGGCACTGTCCGGTCTGTGGGTGGCGTACAAACCGGTAGTACTAATTCTAGCATCTACCTTAGGTCCCTATAACCTACCTGAATGGGCTGGCATCGACCGCACCTCCAGACGGGTGGCGATCCCCCGAGTCGGCGATGTTCTTTTGCTCCCGAACCCGGTTGGTTCGCGATAATTCGGGGCGATTGGCAGAGCATCCGGGTTCGCCCGTTGTCGGCAGTTGCGCCTCGTGTTGCAGCCGGTCTTTGCCGATGCAAATGAAGGATCGGGTAGGGCGCCTCTGATTGTCTATATCGGGCGCGTCCCGCGGCGCTGAAACCGAGCCGCTCGTAAAGGACCGGGCCGGCATTTTGCTCGCCCGCGTGAGCAAATATCTTTTCGGAATGAAAAAAGGGCGGGATTCGGAATGAACCCTCTTGCGGTTTTCTTTGGATCATTCTAAATCCGCGCCACCACAACGCAAATTGCTTTCGGATGGCCTCGTGGCGGAGTGGTTACGCAGAGGACTGCAAATCCTTGCACCCCGGTTCGATTCCGGGCGAGGCCTCCATCCCTTCCAAAACGGATTTATAAATATCTGATTTCGTTTTGTGTTTTCAGCTGTGGCAATCGTTGCCCCTGAGCTTTCCTTCGCATACACCGCCTGTAATGATTTTGGCGGTTCCATCCAGCTAATCAAGGCCTCGAGCAAAGGATCGCTACACTGTGATCAAGCGAGATCGCGGCCGGAGCATTCACTCTAGCGGCTGGGCATGGCGTTTCCCTGCGGTCGAGTGATCTTGGATTTCGGGTTTATGACGAAGCCGTCAGCCTGACGGTGTCAGTGAATTCGCATCCATCAAAAGCAAAAGCGGTCCAGTCTAGGGAAAAAAACTGGGCCGCCTTTTGCTGGACTAGAGGTCAATCAAATTCAGCACGCTAATTATAAGTTTGGCTTAGTATTTGTCAACGGAAATAGGACGAGGGACGTTGAGCGTTGCTGGCGGGCCTATTCCTCAAG comes from Rhizobium tropici CIAT 899 and encodes:
- a CDS encoding extracellular solute-binding protein produces the protein MSKLKNYISAAAAGVMSVALAMPAAAAPVKFDFWFGLSGDLERVVQTLCKNFNDSQKDYEVSCVSQGNYDAALQNTIAAFRAGKQPAIVQVYDAGTATMMLSGAYYPAGKLMSENGYKIDWNDYFPGIARYYATSKGELLSFPFNSSTALLYWNKDSFAKIGKTAAPKTWEEAAEDMKALKGAGYDCPMAINISGNESWQLMEQFSAIHNQPIATKNNGYDGLDARLEVNKTKFVKYVTDLKSWYDQGLIKIKSKDLGQDMVQAFAAGDCQMIMTSVGDHGTVGKTQKAGMNWDVAELPVYAGTERKNSLVGGASLWVLSGKSADEYKGAAAFLNFIHDPKTALFWSTNTGYIPVTNSGFEFMKSSGFYDKAPYKGREVAIASLTASEPTQITRGIRLGNFTQIRAEFGNQMQAIFANKVSVQEGIDNLAKNGNAVLERFEATYKGKQLP
- a CDS encoding sugar O-acetyltransferase, translating into MGLSERQKMAAGEWYCCFDPELDALRWRAREAVHAHNTMPPSERGHLAPALSALFAEIGEGVFIEAPFHCSYGINISLGRRVYMNAGCTILDSASVRIGDGSMLGPGVHIYCAEHHKDAELRGAGMEIARPVTIGRSVWIGGGAILVGGITVGDGAIIGAGAVVTRDVAAGATVVGNPARPVRAG
- a CDS encoding DoxX family protein, translating into MAENTSFRGEVVLGWILSAIVILALAADAAVDLFVPSLIGPQMAETGFPANLATVVGLIILVSVVLYAIPRTAVLGAILTTGFFGGAICTHLRLGEIGSPPQLIGLLLGIMAWGGLYLRDERIRRLLPLRSVSG
- a CDS encoding porin; translation: MNIKSLLLGSAAALAAVSGAHAADAIVAAEPEPLEYVRICDAYGAGYFFIPGTETCLKIGGKVRTEGEWYNAYNRDSHQGTLWHTRAELNVDTATDTEYGPLKTETIVRWDWNDGGSTSTNLLWSYISLGGFTVGKKDSQYNLYIGYAGDVINDDVIYDGPYELNQLTYEYDGGNGFSAVISLEDSNSATTGSASYGASWWTDDRQNHYAPDVVAGAGFKSGAWGFKVVGGYDSIVEEGAIKARVDADFGAFTAFLMGGWNTDGDKLNKYAGTNQDVSACTAPNGTVNASKCGWGDWAVWGGVGVPVNDKLKWNLQLAYSDSKIFEATTNLKFNPVKNLLVEPELTYVHYDYAHDDTVSGILRFERNF